A genomic segment from Lagenorhynchus albirostris chromosome X, mLagAlb1.1, whole genome shotgun sequence encodes:
- the LOC132514010 gene encoding LOW QUALITY PROTEIN: olfactory receptor 10V1-like (The sequence of the model RefSeq protein was modified relative to this genomic sequence to represent the inferred CDS: deleted 2 bases in 1 codon; substituted 2 bases at 2 genomic stop codons), whose translation MAPLQKQHTLSSEFIVLGFGDLAELQISLFGLFLITHLVTLAGHTTLALITLFDSAYLLLRNLSTIEIGYTWVIVPSMLASFLSGSQRMPFLGXALQMHLFSALGRAECFLVAAMAYDRFVAICKPLHYTLIIARTLCLQVLALAXVSGLALSFTLPTLISLFPFGQSHEISHFFCDIPAVLLLACAHTRASEVAVFLVCLLILLVPFLLTLLSCGFIIAAVLRIHVAEGRSKAFSACAGHLLLVSLLHYGCTIFIYIRPKSCYAPEQDKTVSLIYTSVTPVLHPTVYSLRNKEVEGALKRLLESHDQTRPAVQCKGSGKRGSTCQSPVGHVRAALAAPRLLLRAALWFCGRLDLTAPFPAVTRGTNPDAFRDGAALGGSVNVSRPLRGR comes from the exons ATGGCCCCACTGCAGAAGCAGCACACCTTGAGCTCTGAATTCATTGTCTTGGGCTTTGGGGACCTGGCTGAGTTACAAATCTCCCTGTTTGGACTGTTTCTAATCACGCATCTTGTCACCCTAGCAGGGCACACGACTCTTGCGCTCATCACCCTCTTTGACTCCGCGTATCTCCTCCTTCGCAACCTGTCCACCATTGAAATCGGCTATACGTGGGTCATCGTCCCCAGCATGCTGGCCAGTTTCCTGTCCGGGAGCCAGCGGATGCCCTTCCTGGGCTGAGCCCTGCAAATGCATCTCTTCAGCGCCCTGGGCAGGGCAGAGTGTTTCCTCGTGGCTGCGATGGCCTACGACCGCTttgtggccatctgcaagccccTGCATTACACACTCATCATAGCCAGGACCCTGTGTCTGCAGGTGCTGGCTCTGGCGTGAGTCAGCGGACTTGCGCTCTCCTTCACCCTCCCCACACTGAtatccctcttcccctttggtcaGTCTCATGAGATCAGTCATTTCTTCTGTGACATCCCCGCTGTGCTACTCCTGGCCTGCGCGCAC ACGCGGGCCAGTGAGGTCGCGGTCTTCCTCGTCTGCCTGCTCATCCTGTTGGTTCCCTTCCTGCTGACCCTGCTCTCCTGCGGGTTCATTATCGCTGCCGTCCTCAGAATCCACGTGGCTGAGGGCAGGAGCAAGGCCTTCTCCGCCTGTGCTGGGCACCTGCTGCTGGTCTCCCTTCTGCACTACGGCTGCACAATATTCATCTACATTCGCCCCAAGTCATGCTACGCCCCAGAACAGGACAAAACCGTGTCCTTAATCTACACCAGTGTCACTCCCGTGCTCCACCCTACGGTCTATAGTCTGAGGAACAAGGAAGTCGAGGGGGCCCTCAAGAGACTCCTGGAGAGCCACGACCAGACGAGGCCGGCAGTCCAATGCAAGGGGAGCGGGAAGAGGGGGTCCACGTGCCAGAGCCCAGTCGGTCATGTCCGCGCAGCCCTCGCAGCCCCACGCCTCCTCCTGAGGGCTGCGCTGTGGTTCTGCGGGCGCCTGGACCTTACCGCCCCCTTTCCCGCCGTCACACGTGGAACAAACCCTGACGCTTTCCGAGATGGAGCAGCTCTGGGGGGGTCAGTGAACGTTTCACGGCCCCTTCGCGGACGATGA
- the LOC132513677 gene encoding sodium- and chloride-dependent creatine transporter 1-like, which produces MATEQGVHISKVAESGPGLAFIAYPRAVTLMPVAPLWAALFFFMLLLLGLDSQFVGVEGFITGLLDLLLASYYFRFQREISVALCCALCFVIDLSVVTDGGMYVFQLFDHYSASGTTLLWQAFWECVVIAWVYGADRFMDDVACMIGYRPCPWMKWCWSFFTPVVCMGVFIFNAVYYEPLVYNNTYVYPWWGEAMGWGFALSSMLCVPLHLLGCLLRAKGTVAERWQHLTQPVWGLHHLEYRAQDSDVRGLTTLTPVSESSKVVVVESVM; this is translated from the exons ATGGCCACAGAGCAGGGCGTGCACATCTCCAAGGTGGCGGAATCAG GGCCTGGCCTGGCTTTCATCGCCTATCCCCGGGCCGTCACGCTGATGCCTGTGGCCCCGCTCTGGGCTGCTCTGTTCTTCTTCATGCTGCTGCTGCTTGGCCTTGACAGCCAG TTTGTAGGTGTGGAAGGCTTCATCACCGGCCTGCTGGACCTCCTCCTGGCCTCCTACTACTTCCGTTTCCAAAGAGAGATCTCCGTGGCCCTCTGCTGCGCCCTCTGCTTTGTCATTGATCTCTCCGTGGTGACCGAC GGTGGGATGTATGTCTTCCAGCTGTTTGACCACTACTCAGCCAGCGGCACCACCCTGCTCTGGCAGGCCTTCTGGGAGTGCGTGGTGATCGCCTGGGTGTACG GAGCCGACCGCTTCATGGACGACGTGGCCTGCATGATCGGGTACCGACCTTGCCCCTGGATGAAATGGTGCTGGTCTTTCTTCACCCCGGTGGTGTGCATG GGCGTCTTCATCTTCAACGCGGTGTACTACGAGCCGCTGGTCTACAACAACACCTACGTGTACCCGTGGTGGGGCGAGGCCATGGGCTGGGGCTTCGCGCTCTCCTCCATGCTGTGTGTGCCCCTCCACCTCCTGGGCTGCCTCCTCAGGGCCAAGGGGACCGTGGCTGAG CGCTGGCAGCACCTGACGCAGCCCGTCTGGGGCCTCCACCACTTGGAGTACAGAGCTCAGGACTCGGATGTCAGGGGCCTGACCACCCTGACCCCAGTGTCTGAGAGCagcaaggtggtggtggtggagagcgTCATGTGA
- the LOC132513929 gene encoding fibrous sheath CABYR-binding protein-like isoform X2: MAAAWREVVKARASQMEPEVSHKTLEVHRPCSCRLLLGREEMVSPGRADAEYGVSVATPSHGLVANPHRTQVDAPRRDQVETPPTDQVDTPRRDQVETPRRDQVDTPRRDQVEMPPTDQVDTPRRDQVEMPRRDQVDTPRRDQVETPPTDQVDTPRRDQVETPRRDQVDTPRRDQVETPPTDQPSEC; the protein is encoded by the exons ATGGCGGCGGCGTGGCGAGAGGTGGTGAAGGCCAGGGCGAGCCAGATGGAGCCAGAGGTGTCGCACAAGACGTTGGAGGTCCACAGGCCTTGCAGCTGCCGCCTGCTCCTGGGCCGAGAGGAGATGGTTTCCCCGGGGCGGGCAGACGCCGAATATGGCGTCTCCGTGGCCACGCCGTCCCACGGCCTGGTGGCCAACCCGCACCGCACCCAGGTGGACGCGCCGCGCCGGGACCAGGTGGAGACGCCGCCTACGGACCAGGTGGACACGCCGCGCCGGGACCAGGTGGAGACGCCGCGCAGGGACCAGGTGGACACGCCGCGCCGGGACCAGGTGGAGATGCCGCCTACGGACCAGGTGGACACGCCGCGCCGGGACCAGGTGGAGATGCCGCGCAGGGACCAGGTGGACACGCCGCGCCGGGACCAGGTGGAGACGCCGCCTACGGACCAGGTGGACACGCCGCGCCGGGACCAGGTGGAGACGCCGCGCAGGGACCAGGTGGACACGCCGCGCCGGGACCAGGTGGAGACGCCGCCTACGGACCAG CCCAGTGAGTGCTGA
- the LOC132513929 gene encoding fibrous sheath CABYR-binding protein-like isoform X1, with translation MAAAWREVVKARASQMEPEVSHKTLEVHRPCSCRLLLGREEMVSPGRADAEYGVSVATPSHGLVANPHRTQVDAPRRDQVETPPTDQVDTPRRDQVETPRRDQVDTPRRDQVEMPPTDQVDTPRRDQVEMPRRDQVDTPRRDQVETPPTDQVDTPRRDQVETPRRDQVDTPRRDQVETPPTDQVDTARRDQVETPRRDQVDAPRRDQVETPPTDQPSEC, from the exons ATGGCGGCGGCGTGGCGAGAGGTGGTGAAGGCCAGGGCGAGCCAGATGGAGCCAGAGGTGTCGCACAAGACGTTGGAGGTCCACAGGCCTTGCAGCTGCCGCCTGCTCCTGGGCCGAGAGGAGATGGTTTCCCCGGGGCGGGCAGACGCCGAATATGGCGTCTCCGTGGCCACGCCGTCCCACGGCCTGGTGGCCAACCCGCACCGCACCCAGGTGGACGCGCCGCGCCGGGACCAGGTGGAGACGCCGCCTACGGACCAGGTGGACACGCCGCGCCGGGACCAGGTGGAGACGCCGCGCAGGGACCAGGTGGACACGCCGCGCCGGGACCAGGTGGAGATGCCGCCTACGGACCAGGTGGACACGCCGCGCCGGGACCAGGTGGAGATGCCGCGCAGGGACCAGGTGGACACGCCGCGCCGGGACCAGGTGGAGACGCCGCCTACGGACCAGGTGGACACGCCGCGCCGGGACCAGGTGGAGACGCCGCGCAGGGACCAGGTGGACACGCCGCGCCGGGACCAGGTGGAGACGCCGCCTACGGACCAGGTGGACACGGCGCGCCGGGACCAGGTGGAGACGCCGCGCAGGGACCAGGTGGACGCGCCGCGCCGGGACCAGGTGGAGACGCCGCCTACGGACCAG CCCAGTGAGTGCTGA